In a genomic window of Pontibacter liquoris:
- a CDS encoding aminotransferase class IV: MQSTPDLYAYVCGEVLPLKNAFLHVSDLAIQRGYGIFDYFKVQHGQPVFLSDYLSRFRKSAELMALPVPLSDLELQAVIRELIQRNGLELSGMKMILTGGYSANGYDIATPNLLLLQQPLALPSVDAQEQGIRVITHEFMREIPQAKTINYTMGIRLNRQLQEQGAADVLYHQQGVVSEFPRSNLLIVKQDGTVCTPADNVLLGITRKNVLALARKKYPVAEGVVTLEDVYQAKEVFMTSTTKRVLPIVQVDDQVIGTGRPGDVARGLLNELIALEAKEAAAV; encoded by the coding sequence ATGCAATCAACCCCTGATCTTTATGCCTATGTGTGTGGCGAGGTGCTGCCGCTGAAGAATGCCTTTCTGCATGTGAGCGACCTTGCCATACAGCGGGGCTACGGTATATTCGATTATTTTAAAGTGCAGCACGGGCAACCGGTGTTCCTGTCCGATTACCTGAGCCGCTTTCGTAAATCGGCCGAACTCATGGCCTTGCCTGTTCCATTGTCAGACCTCGAACTGCAGGCAGTTATCCGGGAGCTCATCCAGCGAAACGGTCTGGAACTTTCGGGCATGAAGATGATCCTCACCGGCGGCTATTCCGCCAACGGCTATGATATTGCCACTCCCAACCTGCTCCTTCTCCAGCAGCCACTTGCTTTGCCCAGCGTGGACGCGCAGGAACAAGGTATCCGGGTGATCACCCACGAATTTATGCGGGAAATTCCACAGGCCAAAACCATCAACTATACCATGGGCATCCGGCTGAACAGGCAGCTGCAGGAGCAGGGCGCAGCCGACGTGCTTTACCACCAGCAGGGTGTGGTTTCGGAGTTTCCACGGTCCAACCTGCTTATCGTAAAGCAGGACGGCACGGTTTGCACGCCTGCTGATAATGTGTTGCTGGGCATTACACGCAAAAACGTGCTGGCGCTGGCCCGCAAAAAGTATCCTGTAGCAGAGGGTGTGGTTACCCTGGAGGATGTTTACCAGGCAAAGGAAGTGTTCATGACCAGCACCACCAAAAGGGTGCTCCCCATTGTGCAGGTAGACGATCAAGTGATCGGAACGG
- the mgtA gene encoding magnesium-translocating P-type ATPase, protein MTLAAATTEQLYKQLHSGADGLSAPIARRRIVAQKRKARVKSRSQRELKLLLRQFSSPLMLLLIIVVILSAILGETSDTIIVLFILLVSGLLSFFQELHAGRAVEKLLQIIAVKHQVVRQGKKVDVRTKEVVPGDVLLLNAGDLIPADCRIVESNELHVNESSLTGESFPVAKAPGILPEDTPLNQKSNCLWQGTSVVSGTAKALVVYTGPETVFGQMAHSLTQVSPTAFEEGLKGFGYFLLRITVLLSVFILVTNLYFHKPFFNSLLFSLALAIGMAPELLPAIMTFAMSAGARRMMDRKVIVKRLSSIFNFGEVNVLCTDKTGTITEGSVTVHGIVNIAGKPDPKAQLFAFLNATFQNGFTNPIDQEIGSLPLKPAGYEKYDEIPYDFIRKRLSIGVKSASGNIIITKGALLNVLDVCTFYADEAGTEPALEEQQRQQVKTQLEHYSKEGYRVLGIAYKQTSKTDIVYEDEQEMVFLGFILLEDKLKADAVDSIARLEKMGIAVKIITGDNRYAAMHAAKALGMASSNILSGEELSKMSPEALIVNAAKTDVFSEIEPHQKEQIVRALQKSKFRVAYLGDGINDVAAIHAADTGISTNNAVDVAKEAADFVLLEKNLVVLAAGVLEGRKSFANSMKYIFATTGATFGNMFSVAGASLLLPFLPMLPKQILLTNLLTDFPYLAVASDRVDEEQLRLPLRWDIRLIRRFMLVFGLHSSVFDFATFYTLHTYFGLRETPFQTGWFLESIITELLIVFIIRTHKPLFRSNPGRLLLLIALLALLVTVWLPFSPLAGALSLTSLHQPQALAIGCILLAYAVTAELLKLWFFRSFRAVSS, encoded by the coding sequence GTGACCCTTGCCGCAGCTACTACCGAGCAACTCTACAAGCAACTACACTCCGGTGCAGACGGCCTCTCTGCCCCTATTGCAAGGCGCCGGATAGTAGCTCAAAAAAGAAAAGCCCGGGTAAAGAGCAGGTCGCAACGCGAGTTAAAGCTCCTGCTCCGCCAGTTCAGCAGCCCGCTAATGCTGCTGCTCATCATTGTCGTGATTTTGTCTGCCATCCTGGGAGAAACCTCAGATACGATTATCGTGCTGTTTATCCTGCTGGTTTCGGGTTTATTAAGCTTTTTCCAGGAGCTGCACGCGGGCAGAGCGGTAGAAAAGCTCCTGCAGATAATCGCGGTAAAGCACCAGGTTGTCCGGCAGGGCAAAAAAGTAGACGTGCGTACGAAGGAGGTGGTGCCCGGCGACGTGCTGCTGCTGAATGCCGGCGACCTGATACCGGCGGATTGCCGCATTGTGGAGAGCAACGAACTGCACGTGAACGAGAGTTCCCTGACCGGGGAAAGCTTTCCGGTTGCCAAAGCGCCGGGGATACTGCCGGAAGATACGCCGCTGAACCAAAAAAGCAATTGCCTGTGGCAGGGCACCAGCGTGGTGAGTGGTACGGCAAAGGCGCTGGTGGTATACACCGGCCCGGAAACCGTTTTCGGCCAAATGGCGCACAGCCTCACCCAGGTATCCCCTACTGCTTTTGAAGAGGGGCTGAAGGGATTTGGCTATTTCCTGCTCCGGATCACGGTGCTGCTGTCGGTTTTCATACTTGTCACCAACTTATACTTCCACAAGCCTTTCTTTAACTCCCTGCTGTTTTCCCTGGCGCTGGCAATAGGTATGGCGCCCGAGCTGCTGCCCGCCATCATGACCTTTGCCATGTCGGCCGGTGCCCGCCGCATGATGGACCGGAAAGTTATTGTGAAGCGCCTCTCCTCCATCTTTAATTTTGGAGAGGTAAACGTGCTGTGCACCGACAAAACCGGCACTATTACCGAAGGCTCCGTAACCGTGCACGGTATTGTGAATATTGCCGGGAAGCCCGATCCCAAAGCGCAGCTCTTTGCTTTTCTCAATGCTACCTTCCAGAACGGCTTTACCAACCCCATTGACCAGGAGATCGGATCACTGCCTTTGAAGCCGGCCGGTTATGAAAAGTACGACGAGATACCGTATGATTTTATCCGTAAGCGGCTGAGCATTGGCGTAAAGAGCGCCTCAGGTAACATCATCATTACCAAGGGGGCGCTGCTAAATGTGCTGGACGTATGCACCTTTTATGCCGATGAGGCCGGCACGGAACCAGCCCTTGAGGAGCAGCAGCGCCAGCAGGTAAAGACCCAGTTGGAGCACTACAGCAAGGAAGGCTACCGCGTACTCGGCATTGCCTATAAACAAACTTCCAAAACCGACATTGTGTATGAAGATGAGCAGGAAATGGTCTTTCTGGGTTTTATACTGCTGGAAGATAAGCTAAAAGCTGACGCGGTAGATTCGATAGCAAGGCTGGAGAAGATGGGTATTGCGGTAAAGATAATTACGGGCGACAACCGTTATGCAGCCATGCACGCCGCCAAGGCCCTGGGCATGGCCTCCTCCAACATCCTCAGTGGAGAAGAGTTAAGCAAAATGTCGCCGGAAGCACTTATCGTGAATGCGGCCAAAACGGATGTGTTCTCTGAAATAGAACCTCATCAGAAAGAACAGATCGTGCGGGCGCTGCAGAAATCGAAGTTCCGGGTGGCTTACCTGGGCGATGGCATCAACGATGTGGCCGCCATCCATGCCGCCGATACGGGTATTTCGACCAACAACGCTGTGGACGTAGCCAAAGAAGCCGCTGATTTTGTGCTGCTGGAAAAAAACCTGGTAGTGCTCGCAGCCGGCGTATTGGAAGGGCGCAAGTCGTTTGCCAACTCCATGAAGTATATTTTTGCCACCACCGGCGCTACCTTCGGCAATATGTTCAGCGTGGCCGGCGCTTCGCTGCTGCTCCCGTTTCTGCCCATGCTGCCCAAACAAATCCTGCTCACTAACCTGCTCACCGATTTCCCATACCTGGCCGTAGCTTCCGACCGTGTAGATGAAGAACAGCTACGCCTTCCCCTCCGGTGGGACATCCGGCTCATCCGAAGGTTTATGCTGGTCTTTGGCCTGCATAGTTCTGTATTTGACTTTGCCACCTTTTATACGTTACATACTTATTTTGGCCTCCGCGAGACTCCCTTCCAGACAGGCTGGTTTCTGGAGTCCATTATCACCGAGCTGCTCATTGTATTCATTATCCGGACACATAAGCCCCTTTTCCGGAGCAATCCCGGCAGGCTGCTGTTGCTCATTGCGCTGCTGGCACTACTCGTTACCGTCTGGTTGCCATTCTCCCCGCTTGCCGGTGCGCTCAGCCTAACAAGTCTACATCAGCCACAGGCGCTGGCCATCGGATGCATTCTATTAGCCTATGCTGTTACAGCCGAGCTGCTGAAGCTTTGGTTCTTCCGCTCGTTCAGAGCAGTTTCTTCATGA
- the ftsH gene encoding ATP-dependent zinc metalloprotease FtsH: MAATPSQKETPNSTPPATGPTLLTYLLLIGVIVLFTIYKADIAPRKTTSWLEVEKDMLPKKAIAKIEVINNEEADIYIKEAFADTPPFNEEMKPGKSKAVMPGPQYTLTIGSVETFERKLEEAQKGTPLDQQIDVVYVKRENWLSKILVWLFPLLLFLLFWRYLLRAGAGGAGGTSIFSFGKSKAMLFDKGRKSKITFADVAGLEEASMEVKEVVDFLRSPEAFTKLGAKIPKGVILVGPPGTGKTLLAKAMAGEAQVPFFSMSGSEFVEMFVGVGASRVRDLFKQAKDKAPCIIFIDEIDSIGQSRGMNTIYSGSNDERESTLNQLLTEMDGFETNSGVIVLAATNRADLLDPALLRPGRFDRHIYLELPNIREREEIFKVHLRPLKTDDTLDVAFLAAQTPGFSGADIANVCNEAALIAARRKRESINRQDFMDALDRIVAGLERKSRIIAPEEKKIIAYHEAGHALVSWLLKHVDPLIKVSIIPRGKALGAAWYLPEERQLKSATAFTEHLSAMLAGRAAEEITFGEITSGALDDLEKATKEAYMMVAYYGFDKKIGNISFYDSTGQQDTRLSKPYSEETGKMIDAEVIKLLNEAYLKAKELLSRHQEQLIKLAELLLQKEVVFKEDLEAILGKRLTPARETPVAGVL; encoded by the coding sequence GTGGCTGCAACTCCTTCTCAGAAAGAAACGCCCAACAGTACGCCCCCTGCAACAGGACCTACACTGCTGACTTACCTGCTGCTGATAGGGGTTATTGTGCTGTTCACGATCTATAAAGCAGACATTGCTCCCCGTAAAACGACCTCGTGGCTGGAAGTGGAAAAAGACATGCTCCCCAAAAAGGCTATTGCTAAAATTGAGGTCATCAACAACGAAGAAGCCGATATTTACATCAAGGAAGCCTTTGCCGATACTCCGCCTTTCAACGAGGAAATGAAGCCTGGTAAGAGCAAAGCAGTCATGCCCGGGCCGCAGTATACGTTAACTATTGGCTCTGTGGAAACCTTTGAGCGGAAGCTGGAAGAAGCGCAGAAAGGCACGCCGCTGGATCAGCAGATAGACGTGGTGTATGTGAAGCGGGAGAACTGGCTGAGTAAAATTTTAGTATGGTTGTTTCCGCTGTTGCTTTTCCTGCTTTTCTGGCGTTACCTGCTGCGCGCTGGTGCAGGAGGCGCCGGGGGTACTTCCATTTTCAGTTTCGGAAAGTCAAAGGCCATGCTCTTTGATAAAGGCCGGAAAAGCAAGATTACCTTTGCCGATGTGGCGGGGTTGGAAGAGGCTTCCATGGAGGTAAAGGAGGTGGTGGATTTCCTCCGAAGCCCGGAGGCCTTCACCAAACTGGGCGCCAAGATCCCGAAGGGCGTTATCCTGGTGGGTCCTCCGGGCACAGGCAAAACCTTGCTCGCCAAAGCCATGGCCGGCGAAGCCCAGGTGCCTTTCTTTTCCATGTCCGGATCGGAGTTTGTGGAGATGTTTGTGGGAGTAGGCGCGTCGCGGGTGCGCGACCTGTTCAAGCAAGCCAAGGATAAAGCGCCCTGCATCATTTTTATAGATGAAATAGACAGCATTGGCCAGTCCAGGGGCATGAACACGATTTACTCGGGCTCGAATGACGAACGGGAAAGCACATTGAACCAGTTGCTGACCGAAATGGATGGCTTTGAAACGAACAGCGGCGTGATTGTGCTGGCCGCTACCAACCGGGCCGACCTGCTGGACCCGGCGCTGCTCCGCCCCGGCCGCTTTGACAGGCACATTTACCTGGAGCTCCCCAACATCCGCGAGCGGGAAGAGATCTTTAAGGTGCACCTGCGCCCGCTTAAAACCGATGACACACTGGATGTGGCTTTCCTGGCAGCTCAGACACCCGGCTTCTCCGGCGCCGACATTGCCAACGTCTGCAACGAAGCGGCCCTGATTGCCGCCCGCAGAAAGCGGGAAAGTATAAACCGGCAGGATTTTATGGACGCCCTGGACAGGATTGTGGCCGGACTGGAACGGAAGAGCCGCATCATTGCGCCGGAAGAGAAAAAGATCATTGCCTACCACGAAGCGGGCCATGCGCTGGTGAGTTGGCTGCTGAAGCATGTAGATCCCCTGATCAAAGTATCCATCATCCCGAGAGGCAAGGCCCTGGGCGCTGCCTGGTACCTGCCCGAAGAACGGCAGCTGAAATCGGCCACCGCCTTTACAGAACACCTGAGCGCCATGCTGGCGGGCAGAGCCGCAGAAGAAATCACCTTTGGCGAAATAACCTCCGGCGCGCTGGACGACCTGGAGAAAGCCACCAAAGAAGCTTATATGATGGTGGCCTACTATGGCTTCGACAAGAAGATCGGTAACATCAGCTTTTACGACTCTACCGGGCAGCAAGACACCCGACTCTCGAAGCCCTATAGCGAGGAAACCGGTAAAATGATAGATGCCGAAGTCATCAAGCTGCTCAACGAGGCTTACCTGAAAGCCAAAGAGCTGCTGTCGCGCCACCAGGAGCAGCTCATAAAGCTGGCCGAGTTGCTGTTACAGAAAGAAGTGGTGTTTAAAGAAGACCTTGAGGCTATACTTGGCAAACGGCTTACACCCGCCAGAGAAACTCCAGTTGCCGGTGTTCTGTAA
- a CDS encoding ABC transporter ATP-binding protein yields the protein MKPSTSLFTLVLSLVKPYRMWLIIVFIAMLAETGMSLATPWPLKVIIDNVIANEPLPHWLAWIEKLPLGTHNMELAVVAAFAMILLTILGGLASYINNYFTESVAQYVANDLRRRIYHHLLRLSLSYYDNHQVGKLLSTITSDVSTIQDFASETLLNILIDALTIIGILGLMFYLNWDFTLMAVAVAPFLLLFVMRFKKAVKMATHEVRKDQAQMVAVLQQGLESIRAINAYGRQDLEEDRLKRVSYETVEAALKARKIKSMVSPVVTIIVSLCTAFVLWRGAHLVLAGAMTIGALTVFLSYLNKFFSPVKDLAKMTTNIAQAMVALERIQQILDTDTIIRQKPDARNPGKLKGDIAFESVTFAYVENLPVLHNISLSIQAGQHVGVCGPTGSGKSTIASLIPRFYDPNAGRILIDGTNIRDFTLEGLRMQIGFVLQETVLIYGTIQENIAYGRPEATPEEIVKAAKQAYAHEFIIRLPKGYDTLVGERGMTLSGGERQRIGIARAIVRNSPILILDEPTASLDTESERSVLDALENLMAGRTVITITHRLRTICKADKIIVIKAGTVAEEGRHAELLKQGGLYAELYHLQDQETYANSLSPEKQ from the coding sequence GTGAAACCCTCCACAAGCCTTTTTACCCTCGTGCTGAGTCTGGTAAAGCCCTACCGGATGTGGCTGATTATTGTATTTATTGCGATGCTGGCCGAGACAGGTATGAGCCTGGCTACGCCCTGGCCGCTTAAGGTGATCATTGACAATGTGATTGCCAATGAGCCACTGCCGCATTGGCTGGCATGGATCGAAAAGCTGCCACTGGGCACGCATAACATGGAACTAGCCGTAGTAGCCGCTTTTGCAATGATCTTGTTGACGATCCTGGGCGGGCTGGCCAGCTATATCAATAATTATTTTACCGAAAGTGTAGCCCAGTATGTCGCCAACGACCTCCGCCGGCGCATATACCACCACCTGCTGCGCCTTTCGCTTTCATATTACGACAACCACCAGGTAGGTAAACTGCTCAGTACCATTACTTCGGATGTGTCTACCATCCAGGATTTCGCTTCCGAAACACTGCTTAATATCCTGATCGATGCCCTAACCATTATCGGTATACTTGGTTTAATGTTTTACCTGAACTGGGACTTTACTCTGATGGCTGTGGCAGTGGCTCCGTTTCTGCTGCTGTTTGTGATGCGCTTTAAAAAAGCCGTGAAAATGGCTACGCATGAAGTGCGGAAAGACCAGGCGCAAATGGTAGCTGTGCTACAGCAGGGCCTGGAATCGATACGCGCAATCAATGCCTACGGCCGCCAGGACCTGGAAGAGGACCGGCTGAAGCGTGTCAGCTATGAAACAGTGGAAGCAGCGTTGAAGGCCCGCAAGATCAAATCGATGGTTTCGCCGGTAGTGACCATAATCGTGTCGCTCTGCACTGCCTTTGTACTGTGGCGCGGAGCCCACCTGGTGCTGGCTGGCGCCATGACGATAGGAGCCCTGACTGTTTTTCTGTCGTACCTGAACAAATTCTTCAGCCCGGTGAAGGACCTGGCTAAAATGACCACCAACATTGCCCAGGCCATGGTGGCTTTAGAGCGTATCCAGCAGATCCTTGACACCGACACCATCATCCGGCAAAAGCCGGATGCACGCAACCCGGGCAAGCTGAAAGGGGATATTGCCTTTGAGAGCGTTACGTTTGCTTATGTAGAGAACCTGCCTGTGCTGCACAACATCAGCCTCTCCATTCAGGCAGGGCAACATGTTGGGGTTTGTGGGCCCACAGGCAGTGGCAAGTCTACAATCGCCAGCCTCATTCCCCGCTTCTATGACCCGAATGCCGGCCGCATATTGATCGACGGCACCAATATCCGTGACTTTACGTTGGAAGGGCTGCGCATGCAGATTGGGTTTGTGCTGCAGGAAACGGTGCTGATCTACGGTACCATTCAGGAAAACATTGCTTACGGAAGACCAGAAGCCACGCCGGAGGAAATTGTGAAAGCCGCCAAACAAGCTTATGCACATGAGTTCATTATCCGGTTGCCAAAGGGGTACGATACTTTGGTGGGGGAACGCGGCATGACCCTTTCAGGAGGCGAACGCCAGCGCATTGGTATTGCCCGGGCCATCGTACGTAATTCGCCTATCCTTATACTGGATGAACCTACCGCTTCGCTCGATACAGAATCGGAGAGAAGCGTGCTCGATGCGCTGGAAAATCTGATGGCAGGGCGCACGGTTATTACCATCACCCACCGGCTGCGCACCATCTGCAAGGCAGATAAAATCATCGTCATCAAAGCCGGTACGGTAGCAGAAGAAGGCAGGCATGCGGAACTGCTAAAGCAAGGAGGGCTGTATGCTGAACTCTATCATTTGCAGGATCAGGAAACCTATGCGAACAGCTTGTCGCCGGAAAAACAGTAA
- a CDS encoding DmpA family aminopeptidase: protein MKRPFILLLMVGITSLAMGQERMRARDYGLKVGVLPTGKYNAITDVAGVAVGHTTLVKGKDVRTGVTAILPHGGNIFQDKVPAAVYVGNGFGKLAGSTQVQELGNLETPIVLTNTLSVGTALEAVVTYVLDQEGNEKVQSVNAVVGETNDSYLNDIRSRPVTQKHVLAAIRQAKGGVVPEGNVGAGTGTVCFGFKGGIGTSSRLLPAEAGGYTVGVLVQTNFGGVLQIAGVPVGRELGQFYMSEYAQDKADGSCMIVVATDAPVDARNLERMAKRAMMGLARTGGIASNGSGDYVIAFSSNAGLRIPYYSEEKTQTVRLLRNEEMSPLFMATIEATEEAILNALFKAETMEGKEQHKALALPLDKVLNLLEKHHAINP from the coding sequence ATGAAACGACCTTTTATACTGCTGCTTATGGTGGGGATTACCTCGCTGGCTATGGGCCAGGAGCGCATGCGGGCCAGAGACTATGGCCTGAAAGTGGGCGTGCTGCCCACAGGCAAGTATAATGCCATTACGGATGTGGCCGGCGTTGCCGTGGGCCATACGACCTTGGTCAAAGGCAAGGATGTACGCACCGGCGTAACGGCGATTCTACCGCATGGCGGCAACATTTTCCAGGACAAAGTGCCCGCTGCCGTTTATGTCGGGAATGGGTTTGGGAAGCTGGCCGGCAGCACGCAGGTGCAGGAACTGGGCAACCTGGAAACGCCCATCGTGCTGACCAACACACTCAGTGTGGGCACTGCCCTGGAGGCGGTGGTTACGTATGTGCTGGACCAGGAAGGCAACGAGAAGGTACAGTCGGTGAATGCGGTAGTGGGAGAAACTAACGACAGCTATTTGAATGATATCCGGAGCAGGCCGGTCACGCAAAAGCATGTGCTGGCCGCCATCCGGCAGGCAAAAGGCGGCGTTGTGCCCGAAGGCAATGTGGGCGCCGGCACTGGGACGGTGTGTTTTGGTTTTAAGGGCGGCATTGGCACTTCGTCGCGTTTGCTGCCAGCCGAAGCGGGCGGCTATACGGTGGGCGTGCTGGTGCAGACAAATTTTGGCGGCGTGCTGCAAATAGCCGGCGTGCCGGTGGGGCGGGAACTGGGCCAGTTTTACATGAGCGAGTATGCGCAAGATAAAGCTGACGGCTCCTGCATGATCGTGGTGGCCACAGATGCCCCGGTAGATGCCCGCAATCTGGAACGCATGGCCAAACGCGCCATGATGGGGCTTGCCCGAACCGGCGGCATCGCCTCGAACGGCAGTGGGGATTACGTGATCGCATTCTCCTCAAATGCAGGGCTGCGCATTCCTTACTATTCCGAAGAAAAAACACAAACCGTGCGGCTGCTGCGCAACGAGGAAATGTCGCCGCTGTTTATGGCCACTATCGAGGCTACCGAAGAAGCGATCCTGAACGCGCTGTTTAAGGCTGAAACAATGGAAGGAAAAGAGCAGCATAAAGCGTTAGCGCTGCCCCTGGATAAAGTATTGAACCTATTGGAAAAACATCATGCAATCAACCCCTGA